The Erythrobacter aurantius genome includes a window with the following:
- a CDS encoding HesB/IscA family protein gives MTATTRERPAAVTLTQGAEARIAELMSKAPEDAIGVKLSTPRRGCSGLAYSVDYVTEEAKFDEKIETPGGTFYIDGASVLYLVGSTMDWVEDDFTAGFVFENPNAKGACGCGESFMV, from the coding sequence ATGACTGCAACCACCCGTGAACGCCCCGCCGCTGTCACCCTGACGCAAGGCGCAGAGGCTCGCATTGCCGAATTGATGAGCAAGGCGCCCGAAGATGCCATCGGGGTAAAGCTATCCACTCCGCGCCGGGGTTGTTCGGGGTTGGCCTATTCGGTCGATTACGTCACCGAAGAGGCGAAGTTCGACGAAAAGATCGAAACCCCCGGTGGCACCTTCTACATCGACGGGGCGAGCGTGCTGTATCTGGTCGGCTCGACGATGGACTGGGTCGAGGACGATTTCACCGCCGGCTTCGTATTCGAGAACCCCAATGCCAAGGGCGCGTGCGGCTGCGGCGAGAGCTTCATGGTGTAA
- a CDS encoding adenosine kinase: MSDTAPEPRYDVIAIGNAVVDVIASCDESLIEELQLNRGGMTLIDEARADELYEAMPPAREVSGGSAANTLAGLSTLGLQCAFIGQVADDQLGKVFRHDMRATGIDFDTPAREREPATGRVLIFVTPDGERTMNTFLGAGQYLPAAALDEELIASAAILYLEGYLWDPEEPRRAMRRAIEVARAAGRKVAFTASESFVIDRHGDDFRAMIDDGLIDILFVNESELATLTGEADFEAGFDAISPKVPVLVATRSEKGAVADAHGERAVVAAAPVPKVVDTTGAGDQFAAGFLAGYARGEPLAQCLKRGAIAAAEVISHYGPRPEADMQALMAERL, translated from the coding sequence TTGTCCGATACTGCGCCCGAGCCCCGTTATGATGTCATCGCCATCGGCAATGCCGTGGTCGACGTGATCGCGTCCTGCGATGAAAGCCTGATCGAGGAGCTGCAGCTCAATCGCGGCGGGATGACCCTGATCGACGAAGCCCGCGCGGACGAACTCTACGAAGCCATGCCGCCCGCGCGCGAGGTGTCGGGCGGATCGGCGGCGAACACCCTCGCCGGGCTTTCCACCCTCGGCCTGCAATGCGCTTTCATCGGGCAGGTCGCGGACGATCAGCTGGGCAAGGTGTTCCGCCACGACATGCGCGCCACCGGGATCGACTTCGACACTCCCGCGCGTGAACGCGAGCCTGCGACGGGCCGCGTGCTGATCTTCGTCACCCCCGATGGCGAGCGCACGATGAACACCTTCCTTGGCGCGGGCCAGTATCTGCCCGCCGCCGCGCTGGACGAAGAGCTGATCGCCAGCGCCGCGATCCTCTATCTCGAAGGCTATCTGTGGGACCCCGAAGAGCCGCGCCGGGCCATGCGCCGCGCGATCGAAGTGGCCCGCGCCGCCGGTCGCAAGGTCGCCTTCACCGCGTCGGAGAGCTTCGTGATTGATCGCCATGGCGACGACTTCCGCGCCATGATCGACGACGGGCTGATCGACATCCTGTTCGTCAACGAGAGCGAGCTGGCGACGCTGACGGGAGAGGCTGACTTCGAAGCCGGCTTCGATGCGATCTCGCCCAAGGTTCCGGTGCTGGTCGCCACCCGCAGCGAGAAGGGCGCGGTGGCCGATGCGCATGGCGAACGCGCTGTCGTCGCCGCCGCTCCGGTTCCCAAGGTCGTCGATACGACGGGCGCGGGCGACCAGTTCGCGGCCGGCTTCCTTGCCGGTTACGCGCGCGGCGAGCCGCTGGCGCAGTGCCTCAAGCGCGGGGCGATTGCGGCTGCCGAGGTGATCTCGCACTACGGCCCGCGTCCCGAAGCGGACATGCAGGCGTTGATGGCTGAGCGCCTCTAG
- a CDS encoding EI24 domain-containing protein encodes MRAVIHALAQALAQLTDRAVLMVLLKSVLATVLAFVALGIGLYFALVWALGSWAGEGSGLAGAAAAVLIAGLAFWFLFRVVAVAVLQFFADEVVIAVEKQHYPARAAEARPLPFRRDLANSLRGIGRTLGFNLLALPVAGVLLVTVFGAALVFLAVNAWLLGRELTDMAWLRHCGARDAQNPVSRSERLLLGGAIAGIMLVPGLNLIAPVLGAAAGTHLTMRSLPFATEPCDA; translated from the coding sequence ATGCGTGCCGTGATCCATGCCCTTGCCCAAGCCTTGGCCCAATTGACCGATCGGGCGGTGCTGATGGTGCTGCTCAAATCGGTGCTGGCAACCGTCCTTGCCTTTGTCGCGCTGGGCATAGGGCTGTACTTTGCGCTGGTATGGGCTCTGGGCAGTTGGGCGGGGGAAGGCAGCGGATTGGCCGGGGCGGCGGCGGCGGTGCTGATCGCGGGGCTGGCGTTCTGGTTCCTGTTCCGAGTGGTCGCCGTGGCGGTCTTGCAGTTCTTCGCCGACGAAGTGGTGATCGCGGTCGAGAAACAGCATTACCCCGCCCGCGCTGCGGAAGCCCGGCCCCTGCCGTTCCGGCGCGATCTCGCCAATTCGCTTAGGGGAATCGGGCGCACGCTCGGCTTCAACCTGCTGGCCTTGCCCGTGGCCGGAGTGCTGTTGGTGACCGTTTTTGGCGCGGCGCTGGTGTTCCTTGCCGTGAACGCATGGCTGCTCGGGCGGGAGCTTACCGACATGGCATGGCTGCGGCATTGCGGTGCCAGGGATGCGCAAAACCCGGTGAGCCGCAGCGAGCGGCTGTTGCTGGGCGGCGCGATCGCGGGGATAATGCTGGTCCCCGGCCTCAACCTGATTGCACCGGTGCTGGGGGCGGCTGCGGGAACCCATCTGACGATGCGCTCGCTGCCTTTCGCCACGGAGCCTTGTGATGCCTAG